One part of the Mariniblastus fucicola genome encodes these proteins:
- a CDS encoding protein kinase domain-containing protein, protein MSTLCPDKNRLESFSQGRLTEEDSDLLIVHLQDCESCQLDLETIDQSNPADTFIGELRNAADEAADLIQQEPEFRSAAVKALAALTEANHNEALPLPDSIGDYEIVRPIGRGGMGRVFLGRHTKLGRQVAIKVLAPHRRWDQRMHERFEAEMRAVGGLNHANIVAAYDARDVDGVAVLVTEFVEGLDGSDLLKRKGRLEIANACRIGAEICKALDYIAKMNLVHRDVKPSNVMIDDAGNVKLLDLGLARIQSVEEGEEFTATGQAMETADYVAPEQVNDARNVDVRTDLYGLGCTLYKMIGGRAPFAIAQYATPFAKMNAHVSYVPAALSQLRDDVPKELERLVHQLLAKKPEDRPGAASEVADQLEAFASESDLTAMVKAARALPRMDHRFERATDLKIESPDQANPRGLLFRRVPFWATVGSVLAAVCAGMLLQIAITVEKPDGTKANVVIPDGSTAVVDAEGNITLKLADGSTAGLIGKSNVSRASDAPEKSLKNLPAQVAIKEVEELLQGEPAPMQQLTEVPVSDETLNGLQPNDWVDVLTVPVFSNGVYSPSQLIASGVRFDGSIESILSKRDLLLPLTARDRTLRAHALAMGHRLTCQAHDVENVLKNDRYQLQGVWSGRLPNDVPFALAFHNNRVIFFAPGGYQKAATFDVESLKDGGHARLLRVIGSDNNSALTSEWDKAMYWFGQKSDHLQADTVFVASNSLKGIITKLTRVGNASNDVELAATRFLDDLRNEPVKLSVQVVAKVVRKPVEEIVDGQKTTRFVDDLSKVDYDKTPIITNRDFVSIRVSEERYGPTLYVSLSEFAGDKLRFVTKSSVGQHLAIVIDGEVVMAPRINSAIGSELAISGDFTTTQLQKMVKDLVPLSRQDRRTQSEDKLRQLMLGVLNYESVNQKMPAAIHKVDGSKQVFSWRVAILPFIGQKDLYGKFKFDQPWDSAHNMQVAAEMPDAFRLPGENPESISTHYLAVAGEHTILATDKPVGFGAITDGTSNTIAMDQDERAVIWTKPDDFQIDTRNQDADKPIRDLLQQQDPLFTFVKGDGEVVTISREKLGVAQLRDMLIRDDGRVIDYDLISNPDNPFRSRNKNIYNDPEPVQKGNISAERESGVVQEGLPIEVPFK, encoded by the coding sequence ATGAGCACGCTCTGCCCTGATAAAAACCGCCTGGAATCGTTTTCACAAGGTCGGCTTACCGAAGAGGACAGCGATCTGCTGATCGTTCATTTGCAGGATTGTGAATCCTGTCAGCTGGATTTGGAGACGATCGATCAATCGAATCCGGCTGATACTTTTATCGGCGAGCTACGCAATGCTGCGGATGAAGCGGCCGACCTGATTCAGCAGGAACCTGAATTTCGCAGCGCCGCGGTGAAAGCACTCGCCGCGCTGACCGAAGCCAACCATAACGAAGCGTTACCGCTGCCGGATTCGATTGGCGATTACGAGATCGTGCGACCAATCGGCCGGGGCGGAATGGGGCGAGTGTTCCTGGGGCGACACACAAAGCTCGGCCGACAGGTTGCGATCAAAGTCCTGGCTCCGCATCGTCGCTGGGATCAGCGAATGCACGAACGGTTCGAGGCCGAGATGCGAGCCGTTGGTGGATTGAACCATGCGAACATCGTTGCGGCTTACGATGCCCGAGACGTCGATGGCGTTGCGGTGCTGGTGACCGAGTTTGTGGAAGGGCTTGATGGCAGCGATTTGCTTAAACGCAAAGGTCGTTTGGAAATCGCGAACGCGTGTCGAATCGGCGCGGAGATCTGCAAAGCACTGGACTACATCGCGAAAATGAATCTGGTACATCGTGATGTGAAGCCGTCCAACGTGATGATTGACGACGCGGGGAATGTAAAGCTGTTGGATTTGGGTTTGGCGCGGATCCAGAGCGTCGAAGAGGGCGAAGAGTTCACTGCGACCGGTCAGGCGATGGAGACGGCTGACTACGTTGCCCCAGAACAGGTTAATGACGCTCGCAATGTCGACGTGCGAACGGACTTGTATGGTTTAGGCTGCACGCTGTACAAGATGATTGGAGGCCGGGCGCCATTTGCGATCGCACAGTATGCAACACCGTTTGCGAAAATGAATGCTCACGTCTCCTATGTGCCGGCAGCGCTTTCGCAACTGCGTGATGATGTACCGAAAGAACTTGAACGGCTCGTCCATCAGTTGTTGGCGAAGAAACCAGAGGACCGTCCAGGGGCAGCAAGTGAAGTCGCCGATCAGTTGGAGGCTTTCGCGAGCGAATCAGATTTGACTGCGATGGTGAAAGCAGCCCGAGCCTTGCCTCGCATGGATCACCGATTCGAGAGAGCTACCGATCTTAAGATCGAATCGCCGGATCAAGCCAATCCACGAGGTTTGTTGTTTCGTCGCGTTCCATTCTGGGCGACGGTCGGGTCAGTATTGGCTGCGGTCTGTGCGGGCATGTTGTTGCAGATCGCGATCACAGTTGAAAAACCGGACGGGACCAAGGCAAACGTGGTGATTCCTGATGGCTCAACGGCTGTTGTGGATGCTGAAGGCAACATCACCCTGAAATTGGCTGACGGTTCAACGGCTGGCTTGATTGGGAAGTCAAACGTGAGCCGTGCTTCCGATGCACCTGAAAAGAGTTTGAAGAACCTTCCCGCTCAGGTTGCGATTAAGGAGGTTGAAGAGCTGTTACAGGGAGAACCTGCTCCTATGCAACAACTTACGGAGGTGCCTGTTTCGGACGAAACCCTCAATGGGCTGCAGCCAAATGATTGGGTCGATGTTTTGACCGTTCCTGTGTTTAGCAATGGCGTGTATTCTCCAAGCCAATTAATTGCAAGCGGAGTGAGGTTTGACGGCTCAATTGAATCGATACTCTCCAAACGCGATTTGTTGTTGCCGCTCACTGCCAGAGATCGAACCTTGAGAGCCCATGCTCTGGCTATGGGGCACCGATTAACTTGCCAAGCGCACGATGTCGAAAACGTTTTGAAGAACGATCGCTACCAGTTGCAGGGCGTTTGGAGTGGCCGTCTCCCAAACGACGTTCCGTTCGCATTGGCGTTTCACAACAATCGGGTGATTTTTTTCGCTCCCGGCGGATACCAAAAAGCGGCCACGTTTGATGTCGAGTCATTAAAGGACGGCGGGCACGCACGTTTGCTACGCGTCATTGGATCGGATAACAATTCCGCACTGACAAGCGAATGGGATAAAGCCATGTACTGGTTTGGGCAGAAAAGCGATCATCTGCAAGCCGATACGGTTTTTGTCGCGTCCAACAGTCTCAAAGGAATCATCACCAAGCTGACTCGTGTGGGCAATGCGAGCAATGATGTGGAGTTGGCGGCGACCCGGTTTTTGGACGATCTGAGAAACGAACCCGTCAAACTTTCCGTGCAGGTCGTAGCGAAGGTTGTGCGAAAGCCTGTCGAAGAAATCGTTGACGGGCAAAAGACGACCCGATTTGTGGATGATTTGTCGAAAGTTGACTACGACAAAACTCCCATCATCACCAATCGCGATTTCGTTTCGATACGAGTGTCAGAGGAGCGATATGGGCCGACGCTGTATGTTTCCCTTAGCGAATTCGCTGGCGACAAATTGCGATTCGTCACGAAGTCCAGCGTCGGGCAGCACTTGGCGATTGTGATCGACGGAGAAGTCGTCATGGCACCAAGGATCAACTCTGCGATTGGAAGTGAACTTGCCATTTCTGGTGACTTCACAACTACGCAACTTCAAAAAATGGTGAAAGATCTTGTTCCGCTTTCTCGGCAAGATCGGCGGACTCAATCGGAAGACAAATTGCGGCAGTTGATGCTGGGCGTGTTGAACTACGAATCCGTGAATCAGAAAATGCCAGCTGCCATTCATAAAGTCGATGGCTCCAAACAGGTGTTTAGTTGGCGAGTTGCGATCCTGCCGTTTATTGGCCAGAAAGACTTATACGGGAAGTTCAAATTCGATCAGCCGTGGGACAGCGCTCACAACATGCAGGTTGCGGCCGAGATGCCAGACGCATTCAGGCTGCCCGGAGAAAACCCAGAATCGATTTCGACGCACTACCTTGCCGTCGCCGGTGAGCACACGATTCTGGCGACTGACAAGCCTGTAGGATTCGGCGCAATCACCGACGGAACGTCCAACACGATTGCTATGGACCAGGACGAGAGAGCCGTGATTTGGACCAAGCCCGATGACTTTCAAATCGACACCCGAAATCAGGATGCCGACAAACCCATTCGCGATCTGTTGCAGCAACAGGATCCTTTATTTACCTTCGTCAAAGGTGACGGTGAGGTAGTGACGATCTCGCGAGAAAAATTGGGAGTGGCACAGTTGAGAGACATGCTGATTCGAGATGACGGGCGCGTCATCGATTATGACTTAATCTCCAATCCGGATAATCCCTTTCGAAGTCGCAACAAAAACATCTACAACGACCCTGAGCCAGTTCAGAAGGGCAACATTTCTGCGGAACGTGAGTCTGGAGTGGTTCAGGAGGGATTGCCGATAGAAGTGCCGTTCAAGTGA
- a CDS encoding RNA polymerase sigma factor codes for MNLTKTGARPPDETRSRKQFVIDAFDRYERQLTAYALRFFGGRDGNLHAARDVVQFTFMKLCQQRPESIADKLAPWLYTVCRNRIVDEIKASQKRPQLSEQRATQIGSTSPDPAMQLEIDDFLERLPQLFGGLSESEREVIELWSQGLQPIEIAEVIEKSAGNVRVTLHRGIKKLQRHPEVSHWLERATGQHETCRSALNGSKLNTASTTGKINE; via the coding sequence ATGAATTTGACGAAAACCGGGGCCAGGCCGCCTGACGAAACGAGGTCGCGAAAACAGTTCGTGATCGATGCCTTTGATCGCTACGAACGTCAACTGACGGCGTACGCACTGAGGTTTTTCGGCGGGCGAGACGGCAATCTGCATGCGGCGCGGGACGTCGTTCAGTTCACCTTCATGAAGCTCTGTCAGCAACGCCCGGAAAGCATCGCTGACAAGCTGGCTCCATGGCTGTACACCGTTTGCCGCAATCGGATCGTTGATGAAATCAAAGCCAGCCAGAAACGACCGCAGCTAAGCGAACAACGGGCGACGCAAATCGGTTCGACATCGCCAGACCCGGCGATGCAGTTGGAGATCGACGACTTTCTCGAACGACTGCCGCAGCTGTTCGGCGGATTGTCGGAATCCGAACGGGAAGTCATCGAGCTTTGGTCGCAAGGGCTGCAACCGATCGAGATTGCGGAGGTGATCGAGAAATCGGCGGGCAACGTTCGAGTCACGCTTCACCGCGGCATCAAAAAGCTACAGCGACATCCTGAAGTTTCCCATTGGCTGGAACGCGCGACCGGCCAACACGAAACATGCAGGTCGGCCTTGAACGGCAGCAAACTTAACACGGCATCCACGACAGGAAAAATCAATGAATAA
- a CDS encoding vWA domain-containing protein produces the protein MNNKQRNEQEELKLADRTARVLESRQCESGEDEMTLELGRLLRQSVAQDLPESNDSLREQLMMELEGDAAPTAPVKTVLPKQTDRGTRKRFWMSLAAGTLVAVGGWCMYSWQGAPVAMQSWYETAEPPLVPAVEPNEGHDGLDVRGLLLESDTVKSELKGQLNEVIDSDSLASAGERKSVESFKQLSEFKNAMLSKSDGKQSASLGQQQGGQGNGQQAEGQTAFYGLAIAPSQGEGQGQGQGQGQGQGPGPGQGQGQGQGQGQGQGQGEAQGQLAGEQGQSGQQMIAGMGGMGGPGMDMANSASGPGMGMGGGGLGGGGGGFGGGGLGGGGGGRGSDSLARGRSMMRAMQQMAGRSPTDNYAKDGKPTAGRRFEPSFGQPAEEFGLDFAEESRESVSRHGYFRRDTRNEQYTPIHENQFIAATGGAAISTFSIDVDTASYANMRRFLNSGQLPPRDSVRIEELVNYFQYDYPQPKGDDPFSVNMELATCPWNETHQLLRVGLKGKEIHVAERPATNVVYLIDVSGSMNSQDKLPLLKRGFQMMTKQLGENDRVSIVTYAGNAGVALEPTNGSNTKTINEAIERLSPGGSTHGSAGIELAYKLAQQKFITGGVNKVILATDGDLNVGITDDNSLVKLIKQKASEGVFLTVLGFGTGNLKDSKLEQLADNGNGHYAYIDSNREAHRVLVQQLSGSLVTIAKDVKIQIEFNPAEVKSYRLIGYENRMLATKDFDDDRKDAGEIGAGHTVTAIYEIEPTGGVAEALLAPQGLKYQVPGAEIAKPADDGAATKLSDAAASGELATLALRYKKPDENVSKRIEFAIKHDDKSFSSASEDFRFAASVAGFGMLLRGSEHAGSSTPEMILKFASDSIGDDASGYRAEFVDLVRKACSIR, from the coding sequence ATGAATAACAAACAGCGCAACGAACAGGAAGAACTGAAGCTCGCTGATCGCACAGCCAGAGTGCTTGAATCGCGACAGTGCGAGTCGGGCGAAGACGAAATGACTTTGGAGCTTGGTCGCCTGCTACGGCAATCGGTTGCTCAGGATTTGCCGGAGTCCAATGATTCGCTTCGGGAGCAACTGATGATGGAGTTGGAGGGCGATGCTGCGCCGACTGCTCCGGTGAAGACTGTTTTGCCAAAGCAGACCGACCGCGGTACGCGAAAGCGTTTTTGGATGAGCCTGGCGGCAGGGACGCTGGTTGCTGTTGGTGGCTGGTGCATGTACTCGTGGCAAGGAGCGCCGGTTGCCATGCAGTCATGGTACGAGACCGCTGAGCCTCCACTCGTTCCTGCGGTGGAACCGAATGAGGGTCACGATGGTTTGGACGTAAGAGGGCTACTACTTGAGAGCGATACTGTTAAATCGGAGCTAAAGGGCCAGTTGAACGAAGTGATTGACTCAGATTCTTTGGCGAGTGCCGGTGAAAGAAAATCAGTAGAATCTTTTAAGCAGCTTTCTGAATTCAAAAACGCAATGCTGTCGAAATCGGACGGCAAACAATCGGCAAGCCTGGGACAACAGCAAGGCGGGCAAGGAAACGGTCAGCAGGCCGAAGGTCAAACCGCTTTTTATGGCTTGGCGATCGCACCTTCTCAGGGCGAAGGACAGGGACAGGGACAGGGACAGGGACAGGGACAGGGACCGGGACCGGGACAGGGACAGGGACAAGGACAAGGACAAGGACAAGGACAAGGACAAGGCGAGGCGCAAGGACAGCTCGCCGGCGAGCAGGGTCAGTCTGGTCAGCAAATGATTGCAGGCATGGGCGGCATGGGCGGTCCCGGAATGGACATGGCCAATAGCGCCAGCGGTCCCGGCATGGGCATGGGCGGAGGAGGACTTGGAGGCGGCGGAGGCGGATTCGGCGGAGGAGGACTTGGAGGCGGCGGCGGAGGACGTGGCAGTGATTCTCTTGCTCGCGGTCGTTCCATGATGCGAGCGATGCAGCAGATGGCTGGCCGCAGCCCAACAGACAATTATGCCAAGGACGGCAAACCAACTGCGGGCAGGCGATTCGAACCATCGTTTGGACAACCTGCTGAAGAATTCGGACTCGATTTCGCAGAAGAAAGCCGCGAAAGCGTCTCACGTCACGGTTACTTTCGCCGCGACACACGCAACGAGCAGTACACTCCGATCCACGAAAATCAGTTCATCGCCGCCACAGGTGGGGCTGCCATCTCGACCTTCTCGATCGATGTCGACACGGCTTCCTACGCCAACATGCGACGCTTTTTGAACTCAGGCCAATTGCCACCGCGGGATTCGGTTCGCATCGAAGAACTGGTGAATTATTTCCAGTACGACTACCCGCAACCCAAAGGCGACGATCCGTTTTCAGTCAACATGGAACTGGCGACTTGCCCGTGGAACGAAACCCATCAGCTTCTGCGAGTCGGTCTCAAAGGCAAAGAAATTCACGTCGCCGAACGGCCTGCCACGAACGTGGTCTACCTGATTGACGTGTCGGGGTCGATGAATTCTCAGGACAAACTGCCCTTGCTCAAGCGTGGTTTCCAAATGATGACCAAGCAGTTGGGCGAGAACGATCGCGTTTCCATCGTGACGTATGCCGGCAACGCGGGAGTCGCGCTCGAACCGACCAACGGCAGCAACACCAAAACGATCAACGAAGCCATCGAGCGATTGTCGCCCGGCGGATCAACGCATGGCAGTGCGGGAATTGAACTGGCCTACAAACTGGCTCAGCAGAAGTTCATTACTGGTGGCGTTAACAAGGTCATCCTCGCAACTGATGGTGACCTGAACGTTGGAATCACCGACGACAATTCGCTGGTGAAGTTGATCAAACAGAAAGCTTCCGAAGGCGTGTTCCTGACGGTGCTTGGGTTTGGAACCGGCAACCTGAAAGACAGCAAGCTTGAGCAGTTGGCCGACAACGGCAACGGTCACTACGCCTACATCGACAGCAACCGTGAGGCGCATCGGGTTCTGGTTCAGCAGCTTTCGGGTTCGCTGGTGACGATCGCCAAGGACGTGAAGATTCAGATCGAGTTCAATCCGGCCGAAGTGAAGAGCTATCGTCTGATCGGTTACGAAAATCGAATGCTGGCGACGAAAGACTTCGACGACGATCGTAAAGACGCGGGCGAAATCGGAGCCGGCCATACGGTGACGGCGATCTACGAGATTGAGCCAACCGGAGGCGTTGCCGAAGCGTTGTTGGCGCCGCAAGGTTTGAAGTATCAGGTGCCCGGAGCGGAAATCGCCAAACCTGCTGACGATGGAGCAGCCACGAAGCTTTCCGATGCCGCGGCGTCGGGCGAGTTGGCAACGTTGGCGCTTCGATACAAGAAGCCTGACGAAAACGTGAGCAAGCGAATCGAGTTCGCGATCAAGCACGATGACAAGAGCTTCAGCAGTGCTTCGGAAGATTTTCGTTTCGCGGCCAGCGTTGCCGGGTTCGGCATGCTGCTGCGTGGATCGGAGCACGCCGGAAGTTCAACGCCGGAGATGATTTTGAAGTTCGCCAGCGATTCGATTGGCGACGACGCGTCCGGTTATCGGGCAGAGTTTGTGGACCTTGTTCGCAAAGCCTGCTCCATTCGATAG
- a CDS encoding DUF1559 family PulG-like putative transporter — MKLASTKRGFTLVELLVVVAIIGILIGMLLPAVQQVREAARRTACLNNLAQLGMAMHNYEFSFGALPPGVIDKTGPIQNVATGQHVSWTIHLLRFLEQNGVADNVDIDSGAYSAVNAPARATQMIVFQCPSQATTMSMGGTAGLSHYAGCHHSVEAPIDVDNNGLLFLNSAVTYGDIYDGSSNTFLIGEFIADVSDLGWLSGTRATLRNTGELLDYAEFNAKYGMGGIAALPKTHVGGFSSPHPGTSNFLFADGSVQSVSNTINQTVYETLGNRSDGAMMGSRNF; from the coding sequence ATGAAATTGGCATCAACAAAACGTGGCTTTACGCTGGTCGAACTTCTGGTCGTGGTCGCCATCATCGGCATCCTGATCGGAATGCTTTTGCCGGCGGTCCAACAGGTCCGGGAAGCAGCGAGACGAACGGCTTGCCTGAACAACCTGGCTCAGCTGGGGATGGCGATGCACAACTATGAGTTTTCGTTTGGAGCGTTGCCGCCTGGAGTTATCGACAAAACGGGCCCAATCCAAAACGTGGCCACCGGCCAGCATGTGAGCTGGACGATTCATCTGCTGAGATTTCTGGAACAGAACGGAGTCGCCGACAACGTCGACATTGATTCAGGAGCCTATTCGGCTGTCAACGCGCCTGCTCGTGCGACGCAAATGATTGTATTTCAATGCCCCTCGCAGGCGACAACAATGAGCATGGGAGGAACTGCCGGATTGAGCCATTACGCTGGCTGTCATCACAGCGTCGAGGCTCCCATCGATGTCGACAACAATGGATTGCTGTTCCTCAACAGCGCTGTAACCTACGGTGACATCTACGACGGAAGCAGCAATACGTTTCTCATTGGAGAATTTATTGCCGACGTCAGCGATCTCGGTTGGCTCTCGGGAACACGTGCCACGTTGCGGAACACGGGTGAGCTATTGGACTACGCCGAATTCAACGCAAAGTACGGCATGGGCGGAATCGCCGCACTACCCAAAACTCACGTCGGAGGCTTTAGCAGCCCGCATCCAGGCACCAGCAACTTCCTTTTCGCCGACGGTTCCGTTCAAAGCGTCTCGAACACCATCAACCAGACCGTTTATGAAACGCTTGGCAATCGTTCCGACGGAGCCATGATGGGCAGTCGAAATTTCTAG
- a CDS encoding type II secretion system F family protein: MTTRPDNLIQGKMSIELPIGLLDAKWDQIAAAASRIADEVDIKSEGLSGSFRKQTLAISYFFRNRCDYHRALDLPCVLAIVNPLASLADKDQLSDADIATAVHIGLCTLSRHGSNHRNLLHVFLYPILLTYFVAIGAIFASHFVLVPFQQMYAEFGIALPWLTDSILFLGYLTRTYTSTILLVIFGLPPLLWLLNWIGHEQREPGMSRLDVMLARKRPTVARWLLHVSLLIEAGLTNDDAVEHASRFSGKRWINRLAATHNRAVESDSAVTPNEFFKLYKFSMADTALAAPRSRGKVTLMQQVATWYRDSSSSIIEWFVQLLIPFYVLAILVGFMIVIGSLLLPVFAVISGLTGGGGPGGFM; the protein is encoded by the coding sequence ATGACCACTCGACCTGACAATTTGATTCAAGGCAAGATGTCGATCGAGTTACCAATTGGATTGCTCGACGCGAAGTGGGATCAGATCGCCGCTGCCGCCAGCCGCATTGCCGATGAGGTCGACATCAAAAGCGAGGGGCTGAGTGGAAGCTTTCGAAAGCAGACGCTTGCCATCAGCTACTTTTTTCGCAACCGCTGCGACTATCACCGAGCTCTTGATTTGCCCTGCGTTTTGGCCATCGTCAATCCATTGGCCAGCCTGGCGGACAAAGATCAACTTTCTGATGCCGATATCGCTACTGCGGTTCATATCGGATTGTGTACGCTGTCGCGTCACGGATCCAATCACCGCAACCTGCTTCACGTTTTCCTGTACCCGATTCTGCTAACCTACTTTGTGGCGATCGGCGCGATTTTCGCATCGCATTTCGTGCTGGTCCCGTTCCAGCAGATGTACGCAGAGTTCGGTATCGCGTTGCCATGGCTGACGGACAGCATTCTGTTTCTCGGCTATCTGACTCGGACCTATACGTCGACCATTTTGTTGGTGATCTTTGGTTTGCCGCCGCTACTGTGGTTGCTGAACTGGATCGGCCACGAGCAGCGCGAGCCCGGGATGAGCCGACTGGATGTAATGCTGGCGAGAAAACGACCGACCGTTGCCCGCTGGCTGTTGCACGTTTCGCTGCTGATCGAAGCTGGTCTGACCAACGACGATGCCGTTGAGCATGCTTCTCGCTTTTCCGGTAAGCGCTGGATCAATCGACTGGCCGCGACACACAATCGGGCCGTTGAGTCCGATTCGGCAGTGACGCCGAATGAGTTTTTCAAGCTTTACAAATTTAGCATGGCAGACACGGCGTTGGCCGCGCCGCGATCCCGCGGGAAAGTGACGTTGATGCAACAGGTCGCGACCTGGTATCGCGATTCATCGTCAAGCATCATTGAATGGTTCGTTCAGTTGCTGATCCCGTTTTACGTACTGGCGATTCTGGTTGGATTCATGATCGTGATCGGAAGTTTGCTTTTGCCGGTGTTCGCTGTAATTAGCGGACTTACCGGAGGCGGCGGACCAGGAGGGTTCATGTAA